A part of Melittangium boletus DSM 14713 genomic DNA contains:
- a CDS encoding carbohydrate-binding protein produces the protein MTTKGLQRSSRLSLFAWGVVPFAGLVIGSSALAAGESTSVWITRKDLSQALQQQGNVAFAADSSVGKNTIFVDETVTYQSMEGIGASLTDSSAWLLKYKLNAATQASVMTRLFDPINGIGVSWLRQPMGASDFSARGNYSYDDMPAGQRDDTNLSHFSIAPDEAYILPLVKQALGLNPHLKVMISPWSAPAWMKSSGSMNGGTLNTSAYGQFALYFAKTIQAYEAAGVPIYALTVQNEPLHQVPGYPTMYLSATDAANFIKYNLGPTLESHGLKTKILGYDHNWDQPGYMQTLYSDASSARYLAGSAWHFYGGDVSAMNDIHHQYPDKDVYFTEASSGTWLPNIFDANITNEIAIFRNWSKTYTDWNMVLDTQGGPTNGGCATCTAMVTVNQANGTVTYTPTYYAMGHISKFVTPGARRIASTGYAQGLHNVAFKNPDGSKSLIVYNQNGTSSTFAVKWGGSSLEYTLPATSIATFKWSGTQAGHTIIPASVRLYASAFQDAKGVRLENTTDAGGGKNVGFTSAGSYLLFKNVDLTNITTISARTANAGSATSLEFRADSASGPLLGTLQSNVTGGWQTWTTNSASITGASGVRDVYVVFRGSTNLNWVQFGSGAVPSNLVPNPGFESGGLSGWSGWHPASQATDVHQADTDTPRTGAYKLTHYSGSAYQQTTYQHVSVPNGTYRASVWVRSGGGQSNLRLEASNHGGNTTLYSVDLGSTASVSTWRQLTIDNIHVTSGTVTLGVYSNAAANNWAAFDDFSLTRQ, from the coding sequence ATGACGACAAAAGGCCTCCAGCGTTCTTCCCGGCTCTCCCTGTTCGCATGGGGAGTGGTGCCGTTCGCGGGACTCGTCATCGGCTCGTCCGCCCTGGCCGCGGGAGAGAGCACCAGCGTCTGGATCACCCGGAAGGACCTCTCCCAGGCCTTGCAGCAGCAGGGCAATGTCGCCTTCGCGGCGGACTCGAGCGTGGGGAAGAACACCATCTTCGTGGATGAGACGGTGACCTACCAATCCATGGAGGGGATTGGCGCCTCGCTGACCGACTCCTCGGCCTGGTTACTCAAATACAAGCTGAACGCCGCCACGCAGGCGTCGGTGATGACCCGGCTGTTCGATCCCATCAACGGAATCGGGGTGTCCTGGCTGCGCCAGCCCATGGGGGCCTCCGACTTCTCGGCTCGCGGCAACTACTCCTACGACGACATGCCCGCCGGCCAGCGGGATGACACCAACCTGTCCCATTTCTCCATCGCCCCGGATGAGGCGTACATCCTCCCACTGGTCAAACAGGCGCTCGGTTTGAATCCCCACCTCAAGGTGATGATCTCTCCTTGGAGTGCCCCCGCCTGGATGAAGTCCAGTGGCTCGATGAACGGCGGGACGTTGAACACCAGCGCCTACGGCCAGTTCGCGCTCTACTTCGCCAAGACGATCCAGGCCTACGAGGCGGCCGGTGTGCCCATCTACGCCCTGACCGTCCAGAACGAGCCGCTGCACCAGGTGCCGGGCTACCCCACCATGTACCTGTCCGCGACGGACGCGGCCAACTTCATCAAATACAACCTCGGGCCCACCCTCGAGAGCCACGGTCTCAAGACGAAGATCCTCGGTTACGACCACAACTGGGACCAACCCGGCTACATGCAGACGCTGTACAGCGATGCCTCGTCCGCGCGCTACCTGGCGGGCTCCGCGTGGCACTTCTACGGGGGGGATGTCTCCGCCATGAATGACATCCACCATCAGTACCCGGACAAGGATGTCTACTTCACCGAGGCCTCCAGCGGCACGTGGTTGCCCAACATCTTCGACGCGAACATCACCAACGAGATCGCCATCTTCCGCAACTGGTCCAAGACGTACACGGACTGGAACATGGTGCTCGACACCCAGGGCGGCCCGACCAACGGCGGCTGCGCGACGTGCACGGCGATGGTGACGGTCAATCAGGCCAACGGCACGGTGACCTACACGCCCACGTATTACGCGATGGGGCACATCAGCAAGTTCGTCACCCCGGGGGCCCGGCGCATCGCGTCCACGGGCTACGCGCAAGGCCTGCACAACGTCGCGTTCAAGAACCCGGACGGCTCCAAGTCACTCATCGTGTACAACCAGAACGGCACGAGCTCGACGTTCGCGGTCAAGTGGGGCGGCTCTTCGTTGGAGTACACGCTGCCGGCCACCTCCATCGCCACGTTCAAGTGGTCCGGGACCCAGGCGGGCCACACCATCATCCCCGCGAGCGTCCGGTTGTACGCCTCGGCCTTCCAGGACGCCAAGGGCGTGCGGCTCGAGAACACCACGGATGCCGGAGGCGGCAAGAACGTGGGCTTCACCTCCGCGGGCAGCTACCTCCTGTTCAAGAACGTCGACCTGACGAACATCACCACCATCAGTGCCCGCACGGCCAACGCGGGCTCGGCCACCTCGCTCGAGTTCCGCGCCGACAGCGCCTCGGGCCCGCTGCTCGGCACGCTCCAGAGCAACGTGACGGGGGGCTGGCAGACGTGGACGACGAACAGCGCGTCCATCACCGGTGCCTCGGGCGTGCGCGATGTCTACGTCGTCTTCCGGGGGAGCACGAACCTCAACTGGGTGCAGTTCGGTTCGGGCGCCGTCCCCTCCAACCTCGTGCCCAACCCTGGCTTCGAGTCCGGTGGCCTGAGCGGTTGGTCTGGCTGGCACCCGGCCTCTCAGGCCACGGACGTGCACCAGGCGGACACCGACACGCCCCGCACGGGCGCCTACAAGCTGACGCACTACTCGGGCAGCGCCTACCAGCAGACGACGTATCAGCACGTCTCCGTGCCCAATGGCACGTACCGCGCGAGCGTCTGGGTGCGCTCGGGGGGCGGACAATCCAACCTGCGTCTGGAGGCGAGCAACCACGGCGGGAACACGACCCTGTACAGCGTGGACCTGGGCTCCACCGCGTCGGTGTCCACGTGGAGGCAGTTGACGATCGACAACATCCACGTCACCTCCGGCACGGTCACCTTGGGGGTCTACTCGAACGCCGCGGCCAACAACTGGGCGGCCTTCGACGACTTCTCGCTCACCCGGCAGTAG
- a CDS encoding DNA polymerase IV: MRAIIHVDMDAFYASVEQRDHPELRGKPVIVGGDVRRGVVVAASYEVRKYGVRSALPMARAVKMAPQAIVVKPRFNAYSEASEQVFSIFERYTPLIEPLSLDEAFLDVTASVGLFGSPADMARRIRKEIAAETGLPSSAGIAAVKFVAKIASDLAKPNGQREVRAEETVAFLAGLPVGRLWGVGPKTEEALKHSGLETIGDVARRDVAWMEAKWGASGRHLWELAQGIDAREVVPDREAKSMGAEDTFDEDVTGLDALSPYVHAQALRVGRRMRRAGVKGRVVQLKVKFSDFTTITRRTTLPSPTDDGQTFYRVARELLEKAHEDKPVRLTGVSLQELGDAEPPRQLGLFSAPEEPRRSDKLNAALDKIAERFGAKAVTTADVAGSEEADPERPRKPKRLH, encoded by the coding sequence ATGCGAGCCATCATCCACGTGGACATGGACGCCTTCTATGCGTCGGTGGAGCAGCGGGACCACCCGGAGCTGCGCGGCAAGCCCGTCATCGTCGGGGGGGACGTACGGCGAGGCGTGGTGGTGGCCGCCTCCTACGAGGTACGCAAATACGGTGTGCGCAGTGCCCTGCCCATGGCACGCGCGGTGAAGATGGCGCCTCAAGCCATCGTGGTGAAACCGCGCTTCAATGCCTACAGCGAGGCGAGCGAGCAGGTCTTCTCCATCTTCGAGCGCTACACGCCCCTCATCGAGCCGCTGTCCCTGGACGAGGCCTTCCTGGACGTGACGGCCTCGGTGGGGCTGTTCGGCTCCCCGGCGGACATGGCGCGGCGCATCCGCAAGGAGATCGCCGCCGAGACGGGCCTGCCCTCCTCGGCGGGCATCGCCGCGGTGAAGTTCGTGGCGAAGATCGCCTCGGACCTGGCCAAACCCAATGGACAGCGCGAGGTGCGCGCGGAGGAGACGGTGGCCTTCCTCGCGGGACTGCCCGTGGGCCGGCTGTGGGGCGTGGGCCCCAAGACGGAGGAGGCCCTCAAGCACTCGGGCCTGGAGACGATTGGCGACGTGGCACGGCGGGACGTGGCGTGGATGGAGGCGAAGTGGGGCGCCAGCGGACGGCACCTCTGGGAGCTCGCGCAGGGCATTGACGCCCGGGAGGTGGTTCCGGATCGGGAGGCCAAGAGCATGGGCGCCGAGGACACGTTCGACGAGGATGTCACGGGCCTGGACGCCTTGAGCCCCTACGTGCACGCCCAGGCCCTGCGGGTGGGCCGCCGGATGCGGCGCGCGGGCGTGAAGGGCCGCGTGGTGCAGCTCAAGGTGAAGTTCTCGGACTTCACCACCATCACCCGGAGGACCACCCTGCCCTCGCCCACGGATGACGGCCAGACGTTCTACCGGGTGGCCCGGGAGCTGCTGGAGAAGGCCCATGAGGACAAGCCGGTCCGGCTGACGGGCGTCTCGCTCCAGGAGCTGGGCGACGCGGAGCCGCCGAGGCAGCTCGGCCTGTTCTCCGCGCCCGAGGAGCCCCGGCGCAGCGACAAGTTGAACGCGGCGTTGGACAAGATCGCCGAGCGCTTTGGCGCCAAGGCGGTGACGACCGCGGATGTGGCGGGAAGCGAGGAAGCCGATCCCGAGCGGCCCCGGAAGCCCAAGCGGCTCCATTGA
- the pcnB gene encoding polynucleotide adenylyltransferase PcnB: MRPPWGVNREMTRDFTETPPAGEPTLQPAPDDAREADASESGSLDPLEALPVPEPEEDVSPPMPAFTAPPPEDTLPDTDFLPAPEVSGEPAEIDPDKLDPDALKVIHRLHSHGHQVYLVGGCVRDLLLERTPKDFDIATSAHPGEVRAIFRNCRLIGRRFRLAHIYFKGGKIIEVSTFRANPTELEAAQPDSGEEEGGEAEEQNPDLLITHDNVFGTAEQDARRRDFTINGLFYDVAEGRVIDYVRGRRDLDERYIRTIGDPEVRMREDPVRILRAVRFASKLGLDIESRTYAAMEGAVEDLTRCAPARLLEETFRLIRGSVAAPSLRLLAALDALKILLPPVAAYFREHGRRGEKTFYAFAEALDRRVAAGEPLDDAILLAALLVPIAQAAPVVESLDAAGRPSVAQAIEDLLAEFVQTARLPRRIAERCRLLLIAQRTLSGERRKKTGAFRRHPLFADALVVFEISVEATGRYRDVLEAWKRGDVPAARPAEGSAASEPEGSRKRRRRRRRGGGGRNKPGAAEGASPAPVEASESQEEDSSDESDSDESDSDERDESFESGSDASLGSDEG; the protein is encoded by the coding sequence ATGCGCCCCCCTTGGGGCGTCAACCGCGAGATGACGCGAGACTTCACTGAGACACCGCCCGCCGGTGAACCGACGCTCCAGCCTGCGCCCGATGACGCGCGCGAGGCCGATGCTTCCGAGTCTGGATCCCTGGATCCGCTCGAGGCGCTGCCGGTTCCCGAGCCCGAGGAAGACGTTTCCCCTCCCATGCCCGCCTTCACGGCGCCTCCGCCCGAGGACACCCTCCCGGACACGGATTTCCTCCCCGCGCCCGAGGTCTCGGGCGAGCCCGCGGAGATCGATCCCGACAAGCTCGATCCGGATGCCCTCAAGGTCATCCACCGCCTGCACTCCCACGGCCATCAGGTCTACCTGGTGGGAGGCTGCGTGCGCGACCTGCTGCTCGAGCGCACGCCCAAGGACTTCGACATCGCCACCAGCGCCCACCCGGGCGAGGTGCGCGCCATCTTCCGCAACTGCCGGCTCATCGGCAGGCGCTTCCGGCTCGCCCACATCTACTTCAAGGGTGGGAAGATCATCGAGGTCTCCACCTTCCGCGCCAATCCCACGGAGCTGGAGGCGGCCCAGCCCGACTCCGGCGAGGAGGAGGGCGGCGAGGCGGAGGAGCAGAACCCGGATCTGCTCATCACCCACGACAACGTCTTCGGCACCGCCGAGCAGGACGCGCGCCGCCGCGACTTCACCATCAACGGCCTCTTCTACGACGTGGCCGAGGGCCGGGTGATTGACTACGTGCGGGGGCGGCGCGATCTGGACGAGCGCTACATCCGCACCATTGGCGATCCGGAAGTGCGCATGCGCGAGGATCCGGTGCGCATCCTCCGTGCCGTGCGCTTCGCCTCCAAGCTGGGCCTGGACATCGAGTCGCGCACCTACGCCGCCATGGAAGGCGCCGTCGAGGACCTGACCCGCTGCGCGCCGGCGCGCCTGCTGGAGGAGACCTTCCGCCTCATCCGCGGCAGCGTGGCCGCGCCCAGCCTGCGGCTGCTCGCCGCCCTGGACGCGCTGAAGATCCTCCTGCCCCCCGTGGCCGCCTACTTCCGGGAGCACGGCCGCCGCGGCGAGAAGACCTTCTACGCGTTCGCCGAGGCGCTCGACCGGCGCGTCGCCGCCGGAGAGCCCCTGGATGACGCCATCCTGCTCGCCGCGCTGCTCGTGCCCATCGCCCAGGCGGCGCCCGTCGTGGAGAGCCTGGACGCGGCGGGGCGCCCCTCGGTGGCCCAGGCCATCGAGGACCTGCTCGCCGAGTTCGTCCAGACGGCGCGGCTGCCCCGGCGTATCGCCGAGCGCTGCCGGCTGCTGCTCATCGCCCAGCGGACGCTCTCGGGGGAGCGCCGCAAGAAGACGGGGGCCTTCCGCCGCCATCCGCTCTTCGCGGACGCGCTCGTCGTCTTCGAGATCTCCGTCGAGGCCACGGGCCGTTACCGCGACGTGCTCGAGGCCTGGAAGCGGGGAGACGTGCCCGCCGCCCGTCCCGCCGAGGGCTCGGCCGCGTCCGAGCCGGAGGGGTCGCGCAAGCGCCGCCGTCGCCGTCGCCGGGGTGGTGGCGGACGCAACAAGCCCGGTGCCGCGGAGGGCGCGTCGCCCGCCCCGGTGGAGGCGTCCGAGTCCCAGGAAGAGGACTCCTCCGACGAGTCCGACTCCGACGAGTCCGATTCCGACGAGCGGGACGAATCGTTCGAGAGCGGGTCGGACGCCAGCCTGGGTTCCGACGAGGGCTAG
- a CDS encoding NAD-dependent epimerase/dehydratase family protein, translated as MKTLLTGATSLIGANLTHLLCGQGHSPRLLLREHDERRGLRGLSYDAVLGDLLVPESLARALAGVDEVYHVAGTVRGLPWEKQEEVVRINTRKTGNLLDAARLAGVRRVVVVSGGVAVAEGTPGEPATEVTLPADTEARLALEASGPELEVVVAHPGLVLGPYDLRPSPGGALLRALVRGLGVACPRGGMNGVNAQDVALGLRLLMEKGRPGERYLLGGENLTFLELLTLCAEEAGVAPPRVVLPDGVWRAVGWLGDRLRRLSPELSGPLNAAVPRVLPFTWYLSSEKAMREVGYRPRPVRLGIREALRWFQEEGMIPRDHPLTPRGMVG; from the coding sequence ATGAAGACATTGTTGACGGGGGCAACAAGTCTGATCGGAGCGAACCTCACGCACTTGCTGTGCGGACAGGGACACTCCCCCCGGCTCCTGCTCCGGGAGCATGACGAGCGCCGGGGCCTGCGCGGGTTGAGCTACGACGCCGTGCTCGGCGATCTCCTCGTTCCGGAATCGCTGGCCAGGGCCCTGGCTGGGGTGGATGAGGTCTACCACGTCGCGGGCACCGTCCGAGGTCTTCCTTGGGAGAAGCAGGAAGAGGTCGTCCGCATCAACACCCGGAAGACGGGAAACCTTCTGGACGCCGCCCGCCTCGCGGGTGTGCGGCGGGTCGTGGTGGTGTCGGGCGGGGTGGCGGTGGCCGAGGGGACGCCGGGCGAGCCGGCGACCGAGGTGACCCTCCCGGCCGACACCGAGGCGCGGCTGGCGCTGGAGGCCTCGGGGCCGGAGTTGGAGGTGGTGGTGGCCCATCCCGGCCTCGTCCTGGGTCCCTATGATCTCCGGCCCTCGCCGGGCGGCGCGTTGCTGCGCGCCCTGGTCCGGGGCCTCGGGGTGGCCTGTCCGCGAGGGGGAATGAACGGGGTCAATGCCCAGGACGTCGCCCTGGGACTGCGGCTCCTCATGGAGAAGGGCCGCCCCGGGGAGCGCTACCTCCTGGGAGGAGAGAACCTCACCTTCCTGGAGTTGTTGACGCTCTGCGCGGAGGAAGCGGGCGTGGCGCCCCCACGTGTCGTCCTCCCCGATGGGGTGTGGAGGGCCGTGGGATGGCTCGGGGACAGGCTGCGGCGGCTGTCCCCGGAGCTGTCCGGTCCACTGAACGCGGCGGTGCCCAGGGTGTTGCCCTTCACCTGGTACCTGTCCTCCGAGAAAGCGATGCGGGAGGTCGGTTATCGGCCGAGGCCGGTGCGGCTCGGCATCCGCGAGGCCCTGCGTTGGTTCCAGGAAGAGGGAATGATTCCGAGGGACCATCCCCTCACCCCTCGTGGCATGGTGGGCTGA
- the yjjX gene encoding inosine/xanthosine triphosphatase: MSFLIVVGSTNPAKTDAVKHICEQAFPGCTVVGVDVPSGVRAQPIGEEETSTGARNRARAALGAVAEAHMGLGLEGGVDPDGNLINCVAVVAKEGRENITWGVRFPLPPKIAARTLRGEELGSVMDEVSGLTGSKRKLGAVGILTHGLFTRSDMWRGPVACAFMPFLHPDLYDAPVPPQ; the protein is encoded by the coding sequence ATGTCCTTTCTCATCGTGGTCGGTTCAACCAACCCCGCCAAGACCGATGCCGTGAAGCACATCTGTGAACAAGCCTTCCCGGGCTGCACCGTGGTGGGCGTCGACGTGCCCAGCGGCGTCCGGGCTCAGCCCATCGGCGAGGAGGAGACATCGACGGGAGCGCGCAACCGGGCCCGGGCGGCCCTTGGAGCCGTCGCGGAGGCACACATGGGGCTGGGGCTCGAGGGAGGCGTGGACCCGGACGGCAACCTCATCAACTGCGTGGCCGTGGTGGCGAAGGAGGGACGGGAGAACATCACCTGGGGCGTGCGCTTTCCCCTGCCCCCGAAGATCGCCGCCCGCACGCTGCGGGGCGAGGAGCTGGGCTCGGTGATGGACGAGGTCTCCGGTCTCACGGGGAGCAAACGGAAGCTCGGGGCGGTGGGCATCCTCACCCACGGGCTCTTCACCCGCTCCGACATGTGGCGAGGACCCGTGGCCTGCGCCTTCATGCCCTTCCTCCACCCGGACCTCTACGACGCGCCCGTGCCCCCCCAGTAG
- a CDS encoding sugar nucleotide-binding protein — MKALVTGAGGTVGARLCEDLERWGVEVVRWPRERVPVDDYWAMEHFVRSVAPDVLFHLATASRPTGRANESWFITYEWTSELAWICRQVGVRFVFASTAMVFSDHAPGPFTVDSVPDASEGYGYEKRRAEERVFQQNPEARVVRLGWQIDEHPSGNNMLAALEAQARERGWVEASTRWFPACSFLDDTVRALQALAWAEPGLYLLDANERWSFHDIVRALNARRGGSWRVEPTEHFVFDQRMMDDRVVLPSLQKRLPDLP, encoded by the coding sequence ATGAAGGCCCTCGTCACTGGAGCCGGGGGCACCGTCGGCGCGCGGTTGTGCGAGGACCTGGAGCGCTGGGGCGTGGAGGTGGTGCGCTGGCCGCGGGAGCGCGTCCCGGTGGACGACTACTGGGCCATGGAGCACTTCGTGCGCTCGGTGGCCCCCGACGTGCTCTTCCACCTGGCGACGGCGTCACGGCCCACGGGGCGGGCGAACGAGTCGTGGTTCATCACCTACGAGTGGACGAGCGAGCTCGCGTGGATCTGCCGGCAGGTGGGCGTGCGCTTCGTGTTCGCCAGCACGGCCATGGTCTTCTCCGATCACGCGCCCGGGCCCTTCACGGTGGACTCGGTGCCGGATGCGTCCGAGGGCTACGGCTACGAGAAGCGGCGGGCCGAGGAGCGGGTGTTCCAGCAGAACCCCGAGGCGCGCGTGGTGCGACTGGGCTGGCAGATCGACGAGCACCCCTCGGGCAACAACATGTTGGCCGCGCTGGAGGCGCAGGCGCGTGAGCGGGGCTGGGTGGAGGCGAGCACCCGGTGGTTTCCCGCCTGTTCCTTCCTGGATGACACCGTGCGCGCGTTGCAGGCGCTCGCGTGGGCGGAGCCGGGGCTGTACCTGCTGGACGCCAACGAGCGGTGGAGCTTCCACGACATCGTCCGCGCACTGAACGCGCGGCGGGGCGGCTCCTGGCGGGTAGAGCCCACCGAACACTTCGTGTTCGATCAACGCATGATGGACGATCGGGTGGTGTTGCCCTCGCTCCAGAAGCGGTTGCCGGATCTGCCCTAA
- a CDS encoding phosphatase domain-containing protein, producing MSLPDRIDPRPPRRIYRWDLDKTYLQTEFDSFRDLLRTAFQKAHEKQAVPGASALIRELASNGDTRLCIVSGSPRQLRSVLEEKLKLDGVVWDEFVLKDNVGNLMRGRFRALRGQVGYKLPAILESRAQAPLEAEEVLFGDDAEADAFIYSLYADMIAGRVDERVLGQILEQAAVYPDEAERVLTAWKKIPVSDPVRRIFIHLDRLTPPAHFSDYGPRVVPIFNYFQAALVLLADGHLTAPQVIKIAVEMVQTAGHNIITLSNSFQDLLRRGLPLQHAAAALVQALEGPNALLQALRPMPDILSAFTKRLAALGTPPPPPSVRAVDYLGLLHHALPRTHKGRKAAPPT from the coding sequence GTGAGTCTTCCGGATCGCATCGACCCCAGGCCCCCGCGGCGCATCTACCGCTGGGACCTGGACAAGACGTACCTGCAGACCGAGTTCGACTCGTTCCGGGATCTGCTGCGCACGGCCTTCCAGAAGGCGCACGAGAAGCAGGCCGTGCCGGGTGCGTCCGCGCTCATCCGCGAGCTGGCGAGCAACGGCGACACGCGGCTGTGCATCGTCTCTGGCAGTCCCCGGCAGTTGCGCTCGGTGCTGGAGGAGAAGCTCAAGCTGGACGGCGTGGTGTGGGACGAGTTCGTCCTCAAGGACAACGTGGGCAACCTCATGCGCGGCCGCTTCCGGGCGCTGCGTGGGCAGGTGGGCTACAAGCTGCCCGCCATCCTGGAGAGCCGCGCCCAGGCGCCCCTCGAGGCCGAGGAAGTGCTCTTCGGGGACGACGCCGAGGCGGACGCCTTCATCTACTCGCTCTACGCGGACATGATCGCCGGACGTGTGGACGAGCGGGTGCTCGGGCAGATCCTCGAACAGGCGGCGGTGTACCCGGACGAGGCCGAGCGCGTCCTCACCGCCTGGAAGAAGATTCCGGTGTCGGATCCCGTCCGGCGCATCTTCATCCACCTGGACAGGCTGACGCCTCCGGCGCACTTCTCCGATTACGGCCCCCGCGTGGTGCCCATCTTCAATTATTTCCAGGCCGCGCTGGTGCTGCTCGCGGATGGCCACCTGACGGCCCCCCAGGTCATCAAGATCGCCGTGGAGATGGTGCAGACGGCCGGCCACAACATCATCACCCTGTCCAACTCCTTCCAGGACTTGTTGCGCCGGGGGCTGCCCCTGCAGCATGCGGCGGCGGCGCTCGTGCAGGCATTGGAGGGGCCCAATGCGCTGCTCCAGGCGCTGCGGCCCATGCCAGACATCCTCTCGGCCTTCACCAAGCGGCTCGCCGCGCTGGGCACGCCGCCGCCTCCGCCCTCGGTCCGCGCGGTGGACTACCTGGGCCTGCTCCACCACGCGCTTCCGCGCACGCACAAGGGGCGCAAGGCCGCGCCGCCGACATGA
- the plsX gene encoding phosphate acyltransferase PlsX encodes MALKPVTIAFDVMGSDHGPVEVVRGAAQLSLESPHIHTLLVGDRAVIDDALAQIRHNGERISVQHAASFIAMDEKPGEALARKPDASVSVAARLVAEGEADALVSAGNTGACVLACARHFQLLPGVRRAALAAVYPTRIRRGDKEDPFSLILDVGATVEATADDLVTFAVMGAAYARIISRNEQPKVALLSNGTEPTKGPRHVVEAHARLGGLPGMRFIGNVEGVDIPKGTADVVVTDGYVGNVCLKMLEGVHETVVELAQYAHKESLRWRAGLAMLSGGIQRIKDITDWEQYGGAPVLGFDRIFIKAHGRSQARAIANAGKVAAKAAANELGKSIQQGLAR; translated from the coding sequence ATGGCCCTCAAACCCGTCACCATTGCGTTCGACGTGATGGGGAGCGATCACGGTCCCGTGGAAGTCGTCCGGGGGGCCGCGCAGCTCTCGCTGGAGTCACCTCACATCCACACGCTGTTGGTGGGCGATCGGGCCGTCATCGACGACGCGCTCGCGCAGATCCGCCACAACGGCGAGCGCATCTCCGTGCAACACGCCGCGAGCTTCATCGCCATGGACGAGAAGCCGGGCGAGGCCCTGGCGCGCAAGCCGGACGCCTCGGTGTCGGTGGCGGCGCGGCTGGTGGCCGAGGGCGAGGCGGACGCGCTCGTGTCCGCGGGCAACACCGGGGCGTGCGTGCTCGCCTGTGCCCGGCACTTCCAGTTGCTGCCCGGTGTGCGGCGCGCGGCGCTCGCGGCGGTGTACCCCACGCGCATCCGCCGCGGCGACAAGGAGGATCCCTTCTCGCTCATCCTCGACGTGGGAGCCACGGTGGAGGCCACCGCGGATGACTTGGTGACGTTCGCGGTGATGGGGGCCGCCTACGCGCGCATCATCTCGCGCAACGAGCAGCCCAAGGTGGCGCTCCTGTCCAATGGCACCGAGCCCACCAAGGGCCCGCGCCACGTGGTGGAGGCGCATGCGCGGCTCGGAGGCCTGCCGGGCATGCGCTTCATCGGCAACGTGGAGGGCGTGGACATCCCCAAGGGCACCGCGGACGTGGTGGTGACGGACGGCTACGTGGGCAACGTGTGCCTCAAGATGCTCGAGGGCGTGCACGAGACGGTGGTGGAGCTGGCCCAGTACGCCCACAAGGAGAGCCTGCGCTGGCGCGCGGGGCTCGCCATGCTCTCCGGGGGCATCCAGCGCATCAAGGACATCACCGACTGGGAGCAGTACGGCGGGGCGCCGGTGCTCGGCTTCGATCGCATCTTCATCAAGGCGCATGGCCGCTCGCAGGCACGCGCCATCGCCAACGCGGGCAAGGTGGCCGCCAAGGCGGCGGCGAACGAGCTCGGCAAGTCCATCCAGCAGGGTCTGGCCAGGTGA